The Posidoniimonas corsicana genome has a window encoding:
- a CDS encoding four-carbon acid sugar kinase family protein — MTDSPSTTPLRLAYYADDFTGSTDALQVLARAGLQTRLFLNAPTPNQLAAHGPLDAIGVAGRSRSLPTEQLAGELHPAFEALRNLRPRHVHYKVCSTFDSSPAVGSIGRVLEIGSDVFAGPYAPIVVGAPALGRWCVFGNLFARYGIGSEGGVYRLDRHPAMWNHPTTPATESDLRRQLAQQTELPVGLVDVTHLDAGPEASDAALQSQLAAGARAVLFDAMTDEHLNRVGQLLEASAAESAPLFSIGSSGVESALAAQWQAAAPAAASALPPTDQPLLVIAGSCSPVTAEQIDHALQNGFAEAPLDAAALLDERRQRQAIADCLEAARVALTAGRPVVVHTSRGADDPRRAAVAQAMEQRSLPPDSLAQQIGGALGAIALECRRAGLAGRVCVAGGDTSSYAGRALGVASLAMLHDFWPGAPVCAAASSDPAVDGLPIVFKGGQVGGPDFFTQLAQ; from the coding sequence GTGACCGACAGCCCCTCAACAACGCCGCTGCGACTGGCCTACTACGCCGACGACTTCACCGGGTCGACCGACGCGCTGCAGGTACTGGCCCGCGCCGGTTTGCAGACACGGCTGTTTCTCAACGCGCCAACGCCCAACCAGCTGGCCGCGCACGGGCCGCTGGACGCGATCGGCGTGGCCGGCCGGTCGCGGTCGCTGCCGACCGAGCAGCTCGCCGGCGAGCTCCACCCCGCATTCGAAGCGCTCCGCAACCTGCGGCCTCGGCACGTGCACTACAAGGTCTGCTCGACATTTGACTCCTCGCCCGCCGTTGGCAGCATCGGCCGCGTGCTGGAGATTGGTTCGGATGTGTTCGCCGGCCCGTATGCGCCGATTGTGGTCGGCGCGCCCGCGCTCGGCCGGTGGTGCGTGTTCGGCAACCTGTTCGCCCGCTACGGCATTGGCTCCGAGGGCGGCGTCTACCGGCTGGACCGGCACCCGGCGATGTGGAACCACCCCACCACGCCCGCCACCGAGAGCGACCTGCGGCGGCAGCTTGCCCAGCAGACCGAACTGCCGGTCGGGCTGGTTGACGTGACCCACCTCGACGCCGGCCCCGAAGCAAGCGACGCCGCCCTGCAATCGCAGCTCGCCGCCGGCGCCCGCGCCGTGCTGTTCGACGCGATGACCGACGAACACCTCAACCGGGTCGGCCAGCTGCTCGAGGCTTCGGCCGCCGAGTCGGCCCCGCTGTTCTCGATCGGCTCGTCCGGCGTCGAGTCGGCGCTCGCCGCCCAGTGGCAAGCGGCCGCCCCGGCGGCGGCCTCGGCGTTGCCCCCAACCGACCAGCCGCTCTTGGTGATCGCCGGCAGCTGCTCGCCGGTCACGGCCGAACAGATCGACCACGCCCTGCAGAACGGCTTCGCCGAGGCGCCGCTCGACGCGGCCGCGTTGCTCGACGAGCGCCGGCAACGGCAGGCGATCGCCGACTGCTTGGAAGCGGCCCGCGTCGCGCTGACGGCCGGCCGGCCGGTGGTGGTGCACACCAGCCGCGGCGCCGATGACCCCCGACGCGCTGCGGTCGCCCAGGCCATGGAGCAACGCAGCCTTCCACCCGACTCCCTCGCGCAGCAGATCGGCGGGGCGCTCGGCGCAATCGCGCTGGAGTGCCGCCGCGCGGGCCTCGCCGGGCGGGTCTGCGTCGCCGGCGGCGACACCTCCAGCTACGCCGGCCGGGCGCTCGGCGTGGCGTCGCTCGCCATGCTGCACGACTTCTGGCCCGGCGCGCCGGTCTGCGCCGCCGCGTCGTCCGACCCCGCCGTCGACGGCCTGCCGATCGTCTTCAAGGGCGGGCAGGTGGGCGGCCCCGACTTCTTCACTCAACTCGCTCAATAA
- a CDS encoding aspartate/glutamate racemase family protein — protein MKIEKLGLIHTSATLVPVFADLCQAKLPAVKTFNIADDSLIKEVIERQELTRSVSRRVGSHVQAAQQAGADCILVTCSSIGPAVEAAAALADVPVLRVDQPMADKAVRMGAKIGVAATLRTTLEPTADLIRRRAQAAGKRVEINAQLCDGAFEALMSGDAAKHDQMVGETLRRLAAEVDVVVLAQASMARVADALDPSEVTTPVLSSPGLAIDFLAEQSS, from the coding sequence ATGAAAATCGAAAAGCTGGGTCTGATCCACACCTCGGCCACGCTGGTGCCGGTCTTCGCCGACCTGTGCCAGGCGAAGCTGCCAGCGGTAAAGACGTTCAACATCGCCGACGACAGCCTCATCAAGGAGGTCATCGAGCGGCAGGAACTCACCCGCAGCGTCAGCCGCCGCGTCGGCAGCCACGTGCAGGCCGCCCAGCAGGCGGGCGCCGACTGCATCCTGGTGACCTGCTCGTCGATCGGCCCCGCAGTCGAGGCCGCCGCCGCCCTGGCCGACGTGCCGGTGCTGCGGGTCGACCAGCCGATGGCCGACAAGGCCGTGCGCATGGGCGCCAAGATCGGCGTTGCGGCGACGCTCCGCACCACCCTCGAACCAACCGCCGACCTGATCCGCCGACGCGCCCAGGCGGCCGGAAAGCGGGTCGAGATCAACGCCCAGCTCTGCGATGGCGCCTTCGAGGCCCTCATGTCCGGCGACGCCGCCAAGCACGACCAGATGGTCGGCGAAACACTCCGCCGGCTGGCCGCCGAGGTCGACGTGGTCGTGCTGGCCCAGGCCTCCATGGCCCGCGTGGCCGACGCGCTCGACCCGTCCGAGGTAACCACCCCGGTGCTCTCCAGCCCCGGCCTGGCCATCGACTTCCTCGCGGAGCAATCCTCTTGA